A window of Chaetodon auriga isolate fChaAug3 chromosome 2, fChaAug3.hap1, whole genome shotgun sequence contains these coding sequences:
- the gpr25 gene encoding putative G-protein coupled receptor 25, producing MDAYADDQSYYYNYSENYTDDGLFTLDIECPSSHLHGSNIFLPIMYYIIFFTGFFGNLFVISVVGRNGRRGGRLVDTFVVNLALADLIFVLTLPLWATSASQNGYWDFGDSGDLLCKLSSYIIAVNRFSNIFFLTCMSVDRYLAVVKLMDSRYLRSSRCIRATCAAVWLSSLVLGIPSLVYRRVEPSSDGVSCVEDNNSSFFLSLSLTMALLTFVFPVLIIVLCYGTIILHLNKHCVTAGNPRTEARRRHSLKMVFSIIVAFVVSWLPFNIFKVIVIGSQLLSVDLSCEAQSWQRNGLLISCCLAFLNSCVNPAIYFFLDHHFRRRAEILYKTCMGKPKSLQSQNSSASFTNAGTSESFGATGGRTQMFE from the coding sequence ATGGATGCCTACGCTGATGATCAATCTTACTATTACAATTACAGCGAGAACTATACTGATGATGGACTCTTTACTTTGGACATAGAATGTCCCAGCTCCCATCTTCATGGCTCCAACATCTTCCTGCCCATCATGTACTACATCATCTTCTTCACAGGCTTTTTTGGCAACCTCTTTGTCATCTCAGTCGTGGGCAGAAATGGTAGGAGAGGTGGGCGTCTGGTGGACACATTTGTTGTCAACCTGGCCCTGGCCGACCTCATCTTCGTCCTCACGCTGCCTCTGTGGGCCACCTCTGCCAGCCAGAACGGCTACTGGGATTTTGGGGATTCTGGGGACCTGCTGTGCAAGCTGAGCAGCTACATCATTGCTGTGAACCGCTTCTCCAACATCTTCTTCCTCACGTGCATGAGTGTTGATCGCTACCTGGCTGTGGTGAAACTGATGGATTCCAGGTACCTCAGGAGCAGTCGGTGCATTCGTGCCACTTGTGCTGCGGTGTGGTTGAGCTCCCTGGTGCTCGGCATCCCATCCCTGGTGTACAGAAGAGTGGAGCCGTCCAGTGATGGAGTGTCCTGTGTGGAAGATAACAACTCGtctttttttctcagcctgagccTGACCATGGCCTTACTCACCTTCGTTTTTCCTGTGTTGATCATCGTGCTCTGCTATGGCACCATTATCCTGCATCTCAACAAGCACTGTGTCACTGCTGGAAATCCTCGAACCGAAGCCCGACGCAGACACTCCCTCAAGATGGTCTTCTCTATCATAGTGGCCTTTGTGGTATCCTGGCTGCCcttcaacattttcaaagtcATCGTAATTGGCTCACAGCTCCTGAGTGTTGATTTGAGCTGTGAAGCTCAGTCATGGCAAAGAAACGGCCTCCTCATCTCGTGTTGCCTGGCCTTCCTCAACAGTTGCGTGAATCCAGCCATTTATTTTTTCCTGGACCACCACTTCAGACGACGGGCAGAGATCCTGTACAAGACCTGCATGGGAAAGCCAAAGTCACTGCAGAGCCAGAACTCTTCAGCTTCATTCACCAACGCCGGCACTTCAGAGAGCTTTGGAGCAACTGGTGGGAGAACTCAGATGTTTGAGTAG